A single region of the Accipiter gentilis chromosome 6, bAccGen1.1, whole genome shotgun sequence genome encodes:
- the SLC47A1 gene encoding multidrug and toxin extrusion protein 1, whose translation MAAPTAAAARRLRGVRRLLPAGARRESCELARLAGPVFVAQLLGFLISVVSSIFCGHLGKAELDAVTLAVSVINVTGISIGSGLASACDTLMSQTYGSKNLKQVGTILQRGILILLLCCFPCWAVFINTEQILLLIRQDPEVSRLTQVYVMIFIPALPAAFLYQLQTRYLLSQAIILPQVLTGIAANILNVAMNAFFLYALKLGMVGSAWANTVSQYTQAILLFLYVWYKKIHVETWGGWTRDCLLDWGSFIRLAVPGMLMMCIEWWTFEIGSFLAGLLSVVELGAQSVIYELSSAAYMVPLGFSVAVSVRVGNALGSGDVVQAKTSCITALLCTGVFAVVVATLLGTLKDVVGYIFTSDKEIVILVSKVMIIFAPFHLFDAAAATCGGVLRGTGKQKMGAIANAIGYYAIGLPIGISLMFAAKMGVLGLWVGMIICISLQALSFSAFVMRMDWKKAAEEAQVRAGPKKQLEDVNSNGTVANKTSAVDYISVDTDNVETMVLPDSIVTGERQPDHQLITQEAPAVVPAPPAVVWRALIIRRVLAAAAAIAVLLVGILVRLLTGNG comes from the exons ATGGCGGCGCCGACAGCAGCGGCTGCCCGGCGCCTACGGGGCGTCCGGCGCCTCCTGCCCGCCGGCGCTCGGCGGGAGAGCTGTGAGCTGGCCCGGCTGGCGGGGCCCGTG TTTGTCGCCCAGCTGCTGGGGTTCCTGATCAGCGTGGTTAGCTCCATCTTCTGTGGCCACCTGGGGAAAGCTGAGCTCGATGCTGTGACGCTGGCTGTGTCC GTTATCAATGTGACGGGCATCTCCATCGGTTCTGGTTTAGCCTCAGCATGCGACACACTGATGTCCCAG ACGTATGGCAGCAAGAACCTGAAGCAGGTGGGCACCATCCTGCAGCGGGGGATCCTCatcctgctgctgtgctgctttccttGCTGGGCAGTCTTCATCAACACCGAGCAGATCCTCCTGCTCATCCGACAGGACCCCGAGGTCTCCAG GTTAACTCAGGTCTACGTGATGATCTTTATTCCAGCGCTTCCT GCGGCGTTTCTGTACCAGCTGCAGACAAGATATTTACTAAGTCAG GCGATCATTTTGCCTCAGGTGTTGACGGGGATTGCAGCCAACATCCTCAATGTGGCCATGAACGCCTTCTTCCTATATGCGCTGAAGCTGGGCATGGT GGGCTCTGCCTGGGCTAACACTGTTTCTCAGTACACCCAggccatcctcctcttcctttatGTGTGGTATAAGAAGATCCATGTGGAGACCTGGGGAG GTTGGACCAGGGACTGCCTCCTGGACTGGGGCTCCTTTATCCGGCTGGCGGTGCCTGGCATGCTCATGATGTGTATTGAATGGTGGACCTTTGAGATTGGGAGCTTCTTGGCAG GGCTGCTCAGCGTGGTGGAGCTGGGGGCACAGTCTGTCATCTATGAGCTCTCCTCTGCAGCATACATG GTGCCTCTGGGCTTCAGCGTGGCTGTGAGTGTCAGAGTGGGCAATGCCTTGGGATCGGGGGATGTGGTGCAAGCCAAGACCTCTTGCATCACTGCTCTGCTGTGCACAG gagtTTTTGCTGTGGTGGTTGCAACGTTACTGGGAACCCTGAAGGATGTGGTGGGATACATCTTCACCAGTGACAA GGAGATCGTTATCTTGGTGTCCAAAGTGATGATCATCTTTGCTCCGTTCCACTTGTTTGATGCAGCAGCA GCAACCTGTGGTGGTGTGCTGCGGGGCACAGGAAAGCAGAAGATGGGTGCTATCGCCAATGCCATCGGCTATTATGCCATCGGCCTGCCCATCGGCATCTCACTGATGTTTGCAGCTAAGATGGGAGTGTTAG GTCTGTGGGTGGGGATGATCATTTGCATCTCTTTGCAAGCCCTTTCCTTCTCGGCTTTTGTCATGCGCATGGATTGGAAGAAAGCTGCAGAAGAG GCTCAAGTCCGAGCTGGACCGAAAAAACAACTGGAAGATGTGAACTCCAATGGCACAGTTGCTAACAAAACATCTGCTGTGG ATTACATCTCTGTTGACACAGACAACGTGGAAACTATGGTCCTGCCTGACAGCATTGTGACGGGTGAGAGGCAACCTGACCACCAGCTCATCACACAGGAGGCACCTGCTGTcgtccctgctcctcctgctgtgGTATGGAGAGCCCTGATTATTCGCCGTGTGCTggccgctgctgctgccattgctgTCCTGCTGGTGGGCATACTGGTCCGGCTCCTGACTGGCAATGGCTAG